The Flavobacterium praedii genome window below encodes:
- a CDS encoding DUF3078 domain-containing protein: MTFLTKPIAILFLFFSISSIAQIRIITSKMDTISIKTGQPITTIITSKPDSISNWTNKNTLGIDISEIAFVNWSAGGTSAVTGLVKGHLKRDYKDDYQVWANELIFRYGLNKQEGTELRKTDDVFRINSTYGFRKDSLSNWYHSAKFNFNTQFTNGYNYPDTDNPISKPFAPAYTFLGIGSEYIYKPEKLNVYLSPLTLKNTAVLDQTLANAGAYGVRKAIYDAQGNLISKGKKSKTELGILVTSSFEKEIFTNITIKNRLSLYTDYLHNFGNIDVDWQFHADLKVNQYVKANIGWNLIYDEDIDVIKEENGIKINEGPKVQLKQVLGIGLEYTF; this comes from the coding sequence ATGACCTTTTTAACCAAACCGATTGCAATTCTATTTCTATTCTTTTCAATTAGCAGTATCGCTCAAATAAGAATAATCACAAGTAAAATGGATACCATTTCTATAAAAACTGGTCAACCCATTACTACCATAATAACCTCCAAACCAGATAGTATTTCAAATTGGACAAATAAAAACACTTTAGGAATTGATATTTCTGAGATTGCTTTTGTCAACTGGAGCGCAGGGGGAACAAGTGCTGTTACAGGACTAGTAAAAGGACATCTTAAGCGAGATTATAAGGATGATTATCAAGTTTGGGCAAACGAACTTATTTTTAGATATGGATTAAACAAACAAGAAGGTACTGAACTCCGAAAAACAGATGATGTTTTTAGAATCAACTCTACTTATGGTTTTAGAAAAGATTCTTTATCCAATTGGTATCATTCCGCTAAATTCAACTTCAATACCCAATTCACTAACGGATATAACTATCCCGATACCGACAATCCAATTTCTAAACCTTTTGCTCCTGCCTACACTTTCTTAGGAATTGGTTCTGAGTATATTTATAAACCAGAAAAACTAAATGTCTATTTATCACCTTTAACATTAAAAAACACAGCAGTTCTGGATCAAACTTTAGCCAATGCTGGAGCTTATGGTGTTAGAAAAGCAATTTATGATGCACAAGGAAATTTAATATCAAAGGGTAAAAAATCTAAAACGGAGCTGGGTATTTTAGTAACTAGCTCTTTTGAGAAAGAGATTTTTACGAATATTACAATTAAAAACCGCTTGAGTTTATACACCGATTATCTACATAATTTTGGCAATATTGATGTCGATTGGCAATTTCATGCCGATTTAAAAGTTAACCAGTATGTAAAAGCAAATATTGGATGGAATTTAATTTATGACGAAGACATTGATGTCATCAAAGAAGAAAATGGAATAAAAATAAACGAAGGTCCAAAAGTACAATTAAAACAAGTATTGGGAATTGGACTCGAATATACTTTTTAA